A region from the Mycobacterium heidelbergense genome encodes:
- the pstC gene encoding phosphate ABC transporter permease subunit PstC has product MTRGAIASPSTGAQPGLRVTDPHKARRGDRLFKLVAAAAGSTIVIAIALIAIFLLVRAIPSLRADHANFFTSAEFNTTKAEHLAFGIRDLFMVTVLSSITALVLAVPIAVGIAVFLTQYAPNRLARPFGAMVDLLAAVPSIIFGLWGIFVLAPKLEPVAEFLNRNLGWLFLFRHGNVSLAGGGTIFTAGIVLSVMILPIVTSVSREVFRQTPRIQMEAAQALGATKWEVVRMTVLPFGRSGVIAASMLGLGRALGETVAVLIILRSAARPGNWSLFDGGYTFASKIASAAAEFSEPLPTGAYISAGFALFVLTFVVNATARAIAGGKVNG; this is encoded by the coding sequence ATGACGCGCGGAGCAATCGCCAGTCCGTCGACCGGTGCCCAGCCGGGCCTGAGGGTGACTGATCCGCACAAGGCGCGGCGCGGCGACCGACTGTTCAAGTTGGTCGCCGCGGCGGCCGGTTCGACGATCGTCATCGCGATCGCGCTGATCGCGATATTCCTGCTGGTTCGGGCGATCCCATCGCTGCGCGCGGACCACGCGAATTTCTTCACCAGCGCCGAATTCAATACCACCAAGGCCGAGCACCTGGCGTTCGGCATCCGCGACCTGTTCATGGTCACGGTGCTGAGTTCGATCACCGCGCTGGTGCTGGCCGTGCCGATCGCGGTGGGGATCGCGGTGTTCCTCACCCAATATGCGCCCAATCGGCTCGCGCGTCCGTTCGGTGCGATGGTCGATCTGCTGGCCGCGGTGCCGTCGATCATTTTCGGGTTGTGGGGAATCTTCGTGCTGGCGCCCAAACTCGAGCCGGTCGCGGAATTTCTCAACCGAAATCTGGGCTGGTTGTTTTTGTTCAGGCACGGCAACGTGTCCTTGGCCGGCGGCGGCACCATCTTCACGGCCGGCATCGTGCTCTCGGTGATGATCCTCCCGATCGTCACGTCGGTATCGCGAGAAGTGTTCCGGCAGACCCCGCGGATTCAGATGGAGGCGGCGCAGGCGCTGGGCGCCACCAAGTGGGAGGTGGTGCGGATGACCGTGCTGCCGTTCGGTCGTAGCGGCGTCATCGCCGCGTCAATGCTGGGGCTGGGCCGCGCTCTGGGAGAGACCGTCGCGGTGCTGATCATTTTGCGCTCGGCCGCCCGCCCGGGAAATTGGTCGCTGTTCGACGGCGGCTATACCTTCGCCTCCAAGATCGCTTCGGCGGCAGCGGAATTCAGCGAACCGCTGCCGACCGGCGCCTACATCTCCGCGGGATTTGCGCTGTTCGTCCTGACGTTCGTCGTCAACGCGACCGCCCGTGCGATCGCCGGCGGGAAGGTCAACGGATGA
- the pstS gene encoding phosphate ABC transporter substrate-binding protein PstS translates to MKLNRFGAALSVLASAALVLCGCGNDNNAAGGSASTTGASSGKVSCGGKKTLKASGSTAQANAMTRFVNAFEQACPGQTLNYTANGSGAGISEFNGNQTDFGGSDSPLAQNEYAAAQQRCGSPAWNLPVVFGPIAITYNVKGLSSLNLDGPTAAKIFNGVIATWNDPAIANLNAGAILPAEPIHVVFRNDQSGTTDNFQHYLDAASNGAWGKGAGKAFNGGVGEGAKGNDGTSAAIKATEGSVTYNEWSFAKAQNLNMAKIITSAGPNPVAISADSVGKTISGATVTGQGNDMVLDTVSFYKPTQAGSYPIVLATYEIVCSKYPDSQVGTAVKAFLQSTIGAGQNGLADNGYIPIPDSFKSRLSTSVNAIA, encoded by the coding sequence TTGAAACTCAACCGATTTGGCGCCGCGCTGAGTGTCCTGGCTAGCGCCGCGCTGGTGTTGTGCGGATGTGGAAATGACAACAATGCAGCTGGGGGAAGCGCGTCGACGACGGGCGCGTCATCGGGCAAGGTGAGTTGCGGCGGCAAGAAGACGCTGAAGGCCAGCGGGTCGACGGCCCAGGCCAACGCGATGACCCGCTTCGTCAACGCGTTCGAGCAGGCCTGCCCCGGCCAGACCTTGAACTACACCGCTAATGGCTCGGGTGCCGGAATCAGCGAATTCAATGGCAATCAAACCGATTTCGGTGGGTCGGACTCGCCGTTGGCCCAAAACGAGTACGCGGCGGCCCAGCAGCGCTGCGGCTCACCGGCGTGGAACCTGCCCGTGGTGTTCGGCCCGATCGCGATCACCTACAACGTCAAGGGCCTGAGTTCGCTTAACCTCGACGGCCCGACCGCGGCGAAGATCTTCAACGGCGTCATCGCGACCTGGAACGACCCGGCGATCGCGAACCTCAACGCGGGGGCCATCCTGCCCGCTGAACCGATTCACGTGGTGTTCCGCAACGACCAGTCCGGGACCACGGACAACTTCCAGCACTACCTCGACGCGGCGTCCAACGGCGCGTGGGGCAAGGGCGCCGGCAAGGCGTTCAACGGCGGTGTCGGTGAGGGCGCCAAGGGCAACGACGGCACCTCGGCGGCCATCAAGGCCACCGAAGGATCGGTCACCTACAACGAGTGGTCGTTCGCCAAGGCGCAGAATCTGAACATGGCGAAGATCATCACGTCGGCCGGGCCGAATCCGGTGGCGATCAGCGCCGACTCCGTCGGCAAGACGATTTCCGGGGCCACCGTCACGGGGCAGGGCAACGACATGGTGCTCGACACGGTGTCGTTCTACAAGCCGACGCAGGCCGGCTCCTACCCGATCGTGCTGGCGACCTACGAGATCGTGTGCTCGAAGTATCCCGATTCCCAGGTCGGTACGGCCGTCAAGGCGTTCCTGCAGAGCACGATCGGCGCCGGCCAGAACGGCTTGGCGGACAACGGATACATCCCCATTCCGGACTCGTTCAAGTCGAGGTTGTCGACTTCGGTCAACGCCATCGCGTGA
- a CDS encoding NAD(P)H-dependent amine dehydrogenase family protein gives MAIPVVQLGTGNVGVHALKALITNPAFELTGVWVSSDAKAGKDAAELAGLADSTGVLASTDLDAVLASGPQCAVYTAMADNRLPEALEDYRRVLAAGINIVGSGPVFLQYPWQVLPEELIKPLEDAAREGNSSLYVNGIDPGFANDLLPLALAGTCQNIQQIRCMEIVDYATYDSPVVMFDVMGFGKPLDEIPMLLQTGVLSLAWGSVVRQLAAGLGVSLDEVAEVYVREPAPEDFDIASGHIPKGSAAALRFEVFGMVNGDPVVVLEHVTRLREDLCPDWPQPAQPGGSYRIEITGEPSYAVDICLSSRLGDHNHAGLVATAMRVVNAIPAVVSAPSGIVTTLDLPLVTGRGLYVPG, from the coding sequence ATGGCCATACCCGTCGTTCAGCTGGGCACCGGCAATGTCGGCGTCCACGCACTCAAAGCGCTCATCACCAACCCCGCGTTCGAACTCACCGGCGTGTGGGTGTCCTCGGACGCCAAGGCCGGCAAGGACGCGGCCGAGCTCGCCGGACTCGCGGATTCGACCGGCGTGCTTGCCAGCACCGACCTGGACGCCGTGCTGGCCAGCGGTCCGCAATGCGCCGTCTACACCGCGATGGCCGACAACCGGCTGCCCGAAGCCCTCGAGGACTATCGGCGCGTTCTGGCGGCCGGGATCAACATCGTCGGCAGCGGCCCCGTCTTTCTGCAATACCCATGGCAGGTCCTTCCCGAGGAACTCATCAAACCGTTGGAAGACGCCGCGCGCGAAGGCAATTCGAGCCTCTACGTCAACGGCATCGACCCGGGCTTCGCCAACGACCTGCTGCCGCTGGCCCTGGCCGGCACCTGTCAGAACATCCAACAGATCCGGTGCATGGAGATCGTCGACTACGCCACCTACGACAGCCCCGTGGTCATGTTCGACGTGATGGGCTTCGGCAAGCCCCTCGACGAGATCCCCATGCTGCTGCAGACCGGTGTGCTGAGCCTGGCGTGGGGCTCGGTGGTGCGGCAGCTGGCGGCGGGCCTGGGCGTGTCGCTCGACGAGGTCGCCGAGGTGTACGTCCGCGAGCCGGCGCCCGAGGACTTCGACATCGCCTCGGGGCACATTCCCAAGGGCAGCGCCGCGGCCCTGCGGTTCGAGGTGTTCGGAATGGTCAACGGCGACCCCGTCGTCGTCCTCGAACACGTCACCCGGTTACGCGAGGACCTGTGCCCCGATTGGCCGCAACCGGCCCAGCCCGGCGGTTCCTACCGCATCGAGATCACCGGCGAACCGTCGTATGCGGTCGACATCTGCCTGAGCAGCCGCCTCGGCGACCACAACCACGCCGGACTGGTCGCCACCGCGATGCGGGTTGTCAACGCGATTCCCGCGGTGGTGTCGGCCCCGTCGGGCATCGTGACGACCCTCGACCTGCCGCTGGTCACCGGTCGGGGCCTCTACGTCCCTGGGTGA
- the ku gene encoding non-homologous end joining protein Ku — MRSIWKGSIAFGLVNVPVKVYSATEDHDIKFHQVHAKDNGRIRYQRVCEIDGEVVEYRDIVRAYESDDGHMVVISDDDIATLPEERTREIEVLEFVPASEVDPMMFDRSYFLEPDSKSARSYVLLAKTLAETDRMAIVHFTLRNKTRLAALRVKDFGKRDVMVVHTLLWPDEIRDPDFPVLDKEVDIKPAELKMAGQVVESMAEDFNPDRYHDTYQEQLQELIDAKLEGGEAFTTEEQPKELDETEDVSDLLAKLEASVKARSGDGDKAPAKKAPAKKAGSGAKKARSRAASKS; from the coding sequence ATGCGCTCCATCTGGAAAGGTTCGATCGCGTTCGGGCTGGTCAACGTTCCGGTCAAGGTATACAGCGCCACCGAGGACCATGACATCAAGTTCCATCAGGTGCACGCCAAGGACAACGGCCGCATCCGGTACCAACGCGTGTGCGAGATCGATGGCGAGGTCGTCGAATACCGCGACATCGTCCGCGCCTACGAGTCCGACGACGGCCACATGGTGGTGATCAGCGACGACGACATCGCCACCTTGCCCGAAGAACGCACCCGCGAAATCGAGGTGCTGGAGTTCGTCCCGGCCAGCGAGGTCGACCCGATGATGTTCGACCGCAGTTACTTCTTGGAGCCGGATTCGAAGTCGGCCAGATCCTATGTGCTGCTGGCCAAGACGCTCGCCGAGACCGATCGGATGGCGATCGTTCACTTCACCCTGCGCAACAAGACCAGGCTGGCGGCGTTGCGCGTCAAGGACTTCGGCAAGCGCGACGTGATGGTGGTGCACACCCTGTTGTGGCCCGACGAGATCCGCGATCCCGACTTCCCGGTGCTCGACAAGGAGGTCGACATCAAGCCCGCCGAGCTCAAGATGGCCGGGCAGGTGGTGGAGTCGATGGCCGAAGACTTCAACCCCGACCGCTACCACGACACCTACCAAGAACAGCTGCAGGAGCTGATCGACGCGAAACTCGAAGGCGGCGAAGCGTTTACCACCGAGGAGCAGCCCAAGGAACTGGACGAGACCGAGGACGTCTCCGACCTGCTGGCCAAGCTGGAGGCCAGCGTGAAGGCGCGCTCCGGTGACGGCGACAAGGCGCCGGCCAAAAAGGCGCCCGCGAAGAAGGCTGGTTCGGGGGCCAAGAAGGCCCGTTCGAGGGCCGCGTCGAAGTCCTGA
- a CDS encoding ATP-dependent DNA ligase, translating to MGATAQARVKLTNADKVLYPATEDGRRAVTKGDVFDYYTRIAGVMLPHTAGRPATRKRWPNGVERDSFFEKQLASSAPDWLPRASVTHRSGTTTYPIIDSPDALAWIAQQAALEVHVPQWRFVAEWTRGGAEELKPGPATRLVFDLDPGEGVTMTQLCEVAHAVRGLIADIGLTTFPLTSGSKGLHLYTRLDEPVSSRGATVLAKRVAQQLEKSMPTLVTATMTKSLRAGKVFLDWSQNNGSKTTIAPYSLRGRPHPTVAAPRTWKELEDPGIRQLRYDEVLARVARDGDPLASLDADAPVRDRLTKYRSMRDASKTPEPVPATKPAAGHGNTFVIQEHHARRLHYDFRLERNGVLVSWAVPKNLPETTSVNHLAVHTEDHPLEYGTFEGTIPKGEYGAGKVIIWDSGTYETEKFRDSAENGEVIVNLHGSRISGRYALIQTNGDQWLAHRMKDQRVFDFDAITPMLATEGSVAALKAGQWAFEGKWDGYRLLVEADHGALRVRSRRGREVTQEYPELRSLAADLDDHHVVLDGEAVVLNKSGVPGFNEMQNRSRGTPVEYWAFDLLYLDGRSLLRARYQDRRKLLETLAGAGDLIVPGLLPGDGAEALEHSREHGWEGVVAKKRDSSYQPGRRSASWIKEKYWNTQEVVIGGWKAGEGGRTSGIGSLLMGIPGEGGLHFAGRVGTGFTERDLANLKKTLAPLHTKRSPFDAPLSTLDAKGVTFVEPVLVGEVRYSEWTPDDRLRQTSWRGLRPDKKPSEVVRE from the coding sequence ATGGGTGCGACGGCGCAGGCGCGGGTCAAGCTGACCAACGCCGACAAGGTGCTGTACCCCGCGACGGAGGACGGCCGAAGGGCCGTCACAAAAGGGGACGTCTTCGACTACTACACCCGCATCGCCGGGGTGATGCTGCCGCACACCGCCGGACGCCCGGCGACCCGCAAGCGCTGGCCCAACGGCGTCGAGCGGGACTCATTCTTCGAAAAGCAGCTGGCGTCGTCGGCGCCCGACTGGCTGCCGCGGGCCAGCGTGACGCACCGGTCCGGAACGACGACGTACCCGATCATCGACAGCCCGGACGCGCTGGCCTGGATCGCGCAGCAGGCGGCGCTCGAGGTGCACGTGCCGCAGTGGAGGTTCGTCGCCGAGTGGACCCGAGGCGGGGCCGAGGAACTCAAGCCCGGCCCCGCAACGCGATTGGTGTTCGACCTCGATCCCGGCGAGGGCGTGACGATGACCCAACTGTGCGAGGTCGCCCATGCGGTGCGGGGCCTGATCGCCGATATCGGGCTGACCACCTTTCCGCTCACCAGCGGCAGCAAGGGGTTGCACCTCTACACCCGGCTGGACGAGCCGGTGAGCAGCAGGGGCGCCACCGTGTTGGCCAAACGCGTTGCGCAACAACTGGAAAAGTCGATGCCCACGTTGGTCACGGCGACCATGACCAAGAGCTTGCGGGCGGGCAAGGTGTTTTTGGACTGGAGTCAGAACAACGGCTCGAAGACCACCATCGCGCCGTACTCGCTGCGCGGGCGCCCGCATCCGACGGTCGCGGCGCCGCGCACCTGGAAGGAACTGGAAGACCCGGGGATTCGCCAATTGCGCTACGACGAGGTCCTGGCCCGGGTGGCGCGCGACGGCGATCCGCTGGCGTCGCTGGACGCCGACGCGCCGGTCCGCGATCGGCTGACCAAGTACCGCAGCATGCGTGACGCGTCGAAGACACCGGAGCCGGTGCCGGCCACGAAACCCGCTGCCGGCCACGGAAATACGTTCGTCATTCAGGAGCACCACGCCCGCCGGCTGCACTACGACTTCCGGCTGGAGCGAAACGGCGTGCTGGTGTCGTGGGCGGTGCCGAAAAACCTGCCCGAGACCACGTCGGTCAACCACCTGGCGGTCCACACCGAGGATCACCCGCTGGAATACGGCACCTTCGAGGGCACCATACCCAAAGGCGAATACGGCGCCGGCAAGGTGATCATCTGGGATTCCGGCACCTACGAGACCGAGAAGTTCCGCGACTCCGCCGAAAACGGGGAGGTCATCGTGAACCTGCATGGCAGCCGAATCTCGGGTCGCTACGCGCTGATCCAAACCAACGGCGATCAGTGGCTGGCGCACAGGATGAAAGACCAGAGGGTTTTCGATTTCGACGCGATCACACCCATGCTCGCCACCGAGGGCTCGGTGGCGGCCCTCAAGGCCGGCCAGTGGGCCTTCGAAGGCAAGTGGGATGGCTACCGGCTCCTGGTGGAGGCCGACCACGGCGCGTTGCGGGTGCGGTCCCGGCGCGGCCGCGAAGTCACCCAGGAATATCCCGAACTGCGTTCGCTGGCAGCAGATCTCGACGACCACCACGTTGTGCTCGACGGCGAGGCCGTCGTCCTGAACAAGTCCGGTGTGCCCGGCTTCAACGAAATGCAGAACCGGAGCCGCGGCACCCCCGTCGAGTATTGGGCGTTCGACCTGCTCTACCTGGACGGCCGCTCGCTGCTACGGGCGCGCTACCAAGACCGGCGAAAGCTGCTGGAAACCCTCGCCGGCGCAGGCGATCTCATCGTTCCCGGACTGCTGCCCGGCGACGGCGCCGAAGCGCTCGAGCACTCACGCGAACACGGCTGGGAGGGCGTGGTCGCCAAGAAGCGCGACTCCAGCTATCAGCCGGGCCGGCGCTCGGCGTCGTGGATCAAGGAAAAGTACTGGAACACCCAGGAAGTCGTCATCGGCGGGTGGAAGGCCGGCGAGGGCGGGCGCACCAGCGGCATCGGCTCGCTGCTGATGGGCATCCCCGGTGAGGGCGGGCTGCATTTCGCCGGACGCGTCGGCACCGGCTTCACCGAACGCGACCTGGCGAACCTGAAGAAGACGCTGGCACCGTTGCACACCAAACGATCTCCCTTCGACGCCCCGCTTTCCACCCTCGACGCCAAGGGCGTGACGTTCGTCGAGCCCGTTCTGGTGGGGGAGGTCCGCTACAGCGAATGGACCCCGGATGACCGGCTGCGCCAAACGAGTTGGCGCGGGCTGCGTCCCGACAAGAAACCAAGCGAGGTGGTGCGCGAATGA
- the pstA gene encoding phosphate ABC transporter permease PstA gives MSPPTSTDALDRPVKAEVFNHLSIRRRITNNTATTFFVASFVVALVPLVWVLWVVVARGWYAVTRAGWWTHSLRGVLPEEFAGGVYHALYGTVVQAGAAAVLSVPLGLMTAVFLVEYGSGRLVRVTTFMVDVLAGVPSIVAALFIFSLWIATLGFQQSAFAVSLALVLLMLPVVVRSAEEMLRLVPDDLREASYALGVTKWKTIVRIVFPIAMPGIVSGVLLSVARVVGETAPVLVLVGYSRSINLDIFHGNMASLPLLIYTELTNPEHAGFLRIWGAALSLIIIVAVINLFAAAFRFVSTRRR, from the coding sequence ATGAGCCCGCCGACGAGCACCGACGCGCTCGACCGACCGGTCAAAGCGGAGGTTTTCAACCACCTGAGCATTCGGCGGCGGATCACGAACAACACCGCGACAACGTTTTTCGTCGCCTCCTTCGTCGTGGCCCTGGTCCCGCTGGTCTGGGTGCTGTGGGTGGTGGTCGCGCGCGGCTGGTACGCCGTCACCCGCGCGGGCTGGTGGACGCATTCGCTGCGCGGCGTGCTGCCGGAGGAGTTTGCCGGCGGCGTCTACCACGCGCTGTACGGGACGGTCGTCCAGGCCGGGGCGGCCGCCGTCCTGTCCGTGCCGCTGGGCTTGATGACCGCGGTGTTCTTGGTGGAATACGGATCCGGCCGGCTGGTGCGGGTGACGACCTTCATGGTCGACGTCCTCGCCGGGGTGCCCTCGATCGTCGCGGCGCTGTTCATCTTCAGCCTCTGGATCGCGACCCTGGGATTCCAGCAGAGCGCCTTCGCCGTGTCGCTGGCGTTGGTGTTGCTGATGTTGCCGGTGGTGGTGCGGTCCGCCGAGGAGATGCTCCGGTTGGTGCCCGACGACCTGCGGGAAGCCAGCTATGCGCTGGGGGTTACCAAATGGAAGACTATCGTGCGGATCGTCTTCCCGATCGCGATGCCGGGCATCGTGTCCGGCGTGTTGTTGTCCGTCGCGCGCGTTGTCGGCGAAACCGCGCCGGTGCTGGTGCTGGTCGGCTACAGCCGCTCCATCAACCTTGACATCTTTCACGGCAACATGGCCTCGCTGCCGCTGCTGATCTACACCGAACTCACCAATCCGGAGCACGCCGGTTTCCTGCGGATCTGGGGCGCGGCGCTGAGCCTGATCATCATCGTGGCCGTGATCAACCTTTTCGCCGCGGCGTTCCGCTTCGTGTCAACGCGACGGCGCTGA
- a CDS encoding carbohydrate kinase family protein — MSRGLVIGEALIDVVDGHAEHVGGSPLNVAVGLARLGRAVDFLTHIGDDEPGRRIADYVKASGAQLVPGSTRASRTPTAVATIADDGSAAYAFDLEWRLSGTPEVAPPLFVHTGSIAAVQEPGCLAVAALLDTYRVSATVTLDPNVRPSLIVDRDLARARIAHLVERSDIVKASHEDLAWIDPDHDPERTARTWLASGPAIVVVTMGDRGAVAFCAAGEARVAARPVRVVDTVGAGDAFMAGLLDALWALGLLGADRRADLGRLGLDALTAALEAASLASALTIGRAGADLPDRAALRDQTTWRR; from the coding sequence ATGAGCCGGGGGCTGGTAATCGGCGAGGCGCTGATCGACGTCGTCGACGGCCACGCCGAACACGTCGGCGGCAGCCCGCTCAACGTCGCGGTCGGCCTCGCCAGGCTGGGGCGCGCCGTCGACTTCCTGACCCATATCGGCGACGACGAACCGGGCCGTCGCATCGCCGATTACGTCAAAGCCTCGGGCGCACAGCTTGTTCCGGGCAGCACCCGCGCCTCGCGGACGCCGACCGCGGTGGCGACGATCGCCGACGACGGCTCGGCCGCCTACGCATTCGACCTGGAATGGCGGCTCTCCGGCACGCCCGAAGTCGCGCCGCCGTTGTTCGTGCACACGGGATCCATCGCCGCCGTGCAGGAGCCCGGATGCCTGGCGGTCGCCGCGCTGCTCGACACATACCGCGTCTCGGCCACCGTCACCCTCGATCCCAACGTGCGCCCGTCGCTGATCGTCGACCGGGACCTGGCCCGCGCACGCATCGCCCACCTCGTCGAGCGCAGCGACATCGTCAAGGCCAGCCACGAGGACCTGGCCTGGATCGATCCCGACCACGACCCGGAGCGGACCGCCCGAACCTGGCTGGCGTCGGGGCCCGCGATCGTCGTCGTGACCATGGGCGATCGGGGCGCGGTGGCGTTCTGCGCGGCGGGCGAGGCCCGGGTGGCCGCGCGGCCGGTCCGGGTAGTGGACACCGTCGGGGCCGGTGACGCGTTCATGGCCGGCCTGCTCGACGCGCTCTGGGCTCTGGGTCTGCTGGGCGCCGACCGGCGAGCCGACCTCGGCCGGCTCGGGCTCGACGCGCTGACGGCGGCGCTCGAGGCGGCCAGCCTGGCGTCGGCGCTGACGATCGGCCGCGCCGGCGCCGACTTACCCGACCGGGCCGCCCTGCGGGACCAAACAACCTGGCGGCGTTGA
- a CDS encoding mannitol dehydrogenase family protein, giving the protein MVRLNSATLGRLPIAAPGYDRHGVGVGIAHFGVGGFHRAHQAMYIDRLLERGAREWGICGIGVMPADRRMRDVLRAQDGLYTLVLEHPDGSREARVIGSIVDYRYAPDDPATIELLAAPTTRIISMTITEGGYHIRDPESVFGLIVEALALRRDRGIAAPTIMSCDNIEHNGDVSRRAVIAHAELLRPRLAGWIAEHVRFPGSMVDRITPVTTGDIVAAVRRDFGVDDGWPVVAEAFASWALEDDFADGRPPLEEAGVLLVDDVGPYEAMKLRLLNAGHQCLCYFAALCGYAAVHDAARDPLLAEFLLAYFDSEATPTLRPVPGIDLRAYTRGLIERFANPGVRDTVARLCAYSSDRIPKWLLPVIRDNLRTGGPIRLAAATVAGWARYAEGVDERGEPIEVVDHLAGSLVPIARTQRRHPTAFVENAALFGDLARVPRFVEAYRWALDSLHSRGTRATLEALLHDELEGASR; this is encoded by the coding sequence GTGGTTCGGCTGAACAGCGCCACGCTCGGCCGGCTGCCGATCGCGGCGCCGGGCTATGACCGTCATGGCGTCGGGGTCGGCATCGCGCATTTCGGGGTCGGCGGCTTTCACCGGGCACACCAGGCGATGTACATCGACCGGTTGCTCGAGCGGGGGGCGCGCGAATGGGGCATCTGCGGAATCGGGGTGATGCCGGCCGACCGGCGCATGAGAGACGTGTTGCGCGCCCAGGACGGCCTGTACACGTTGGTGTTGGAGCACCCCGACGGAAGCCGGGAAGCGCGGGTGATCGGCTCGATCGTCGACTACCGCTACGCGCCCGACGACCCGGCGACGATCGAGCTGCTGGCCGCGCCGACGACCCGCATCATCTCGATGACCATCACCGAGGGCGGCTACCACATCCGAGACCCGGAATCCGTGTTCGGGCTGATCGTCGAGGCCCTGGCCCTGCGTCGTGACCGCGGCATCGCCGCGCCGACGATCATGTCGTGCGACAACATCGAGCACAACGGCGACGTCTCGCGGCGGGCCGTCATCGCGCACGCCGAACTGCTGCGCCCCCGCCTGGCCGGCTGGATCGCCGAGCACGTCCGCTTCCCGGGTTCGATGGTCGACCGCATCACGCCGGTCACCACCGGCGACATCGTGGCCGCGGTGCGGCGCGACTTCGGTGTCGACGACGGCTGGCCGGTCGTGGCCGAGGCGTTCGCCTCCTGGGCGCTCGAGGACGACTTCGCCGACGGCAGGCCGCCGCTGGAAGAGGCGGGCGTTCTGCTGGTCGACGACGTCGGCCCGTACGAGGCGATGAAGTTACGGCTACTCAACGCCGGCCATCAGTGCCTGTGCTACTTCGCCGCGCTGTGCGGCTATGCCGCGGTGCACGATGCCGCGCGAGACCCGTTGCTGGCCGAATTCCTGCTGGCCTATTTCGATTCCGAAGCGACGCCGACGCTGCGGCCGGTCCCCGGCATCGACCTGCGCGCCTATACCCGCGGGCTCATCGAGCGTTTCGCCAACCCGGGAGTGCGCGACACCGTGGCCCGGTTGTGCGCCTACTCCTCGGATCGCATCCCGAAATGGTTGCTTCCGGTGATCCGCGACAACCTGCGCACCGGCGGACCGATCCGGCTGGCGGCCGCGACGGTCGCGGGCTGGGCCCGCTACGCCGAGGGGGTCGACGAGCGTGGCGAACCGATCGAGGTCGTCGACCACCTCGCGGGCTCGCTGGTGCCCATCGCGCGCACGCAGCGGCGGCATCCGACCGCCTTCGTCGAGAACGCGGCGCTGTTCGGGGATCTGGCGCGGGTCCCGCGCTTCGTTGAGGCCTATCGCTGGGCGCTGGACTCGTTGCACAGCCGCGGGACACGGGCGACGCTGGAGGCGTTGCTGCACGACGAGCTGGAGGGGGCGAGTCGATGA
- a CDS encoding SDR family oxidoreductase, whose protein sequence is MILDRFRLDDKVAVITGGGRGLGAAIALAFAEAGADVLIASRTQSQLDDVAEQVRATGRRAHTVAADLAHPESTAELAGQAVAAFGKLDIVVNNVGGTMPNTLLTTSTKDLKDAFTFNVATAHALTTAAVPLMLEHSGGGSIINITSTMGRLAGRGFAAYGTAKAALSHYTRLAALDVCPRVRVNAIAPGSILTSALDVVASNEELRAPMEKVTPMRRLGDPDDIAAAAVYLASPAGSFLTGKTLEVDGGLTFPNLDLPLPDL, encoded by the coding sequence ATGATCCTTGACAGGTTCCGTCTCGACGACAAAGTCGCCGTCATCACCGGTGGCGGCCGCGGCCTCGGTGCCGCCATCGCGCTGGCTTTCGCCGAGGCAGGCGCCGATGTCCTCATCGCGTCGCGCACGCAATCGCAACTAGACGACGTCGCCGAGCAGGTCCGCGCGACGGGCCGGCGGGCCCACACGGTCGCCGCCGACCTGGCCCACCCGGAGTCGACCGCGGAGCTCGCCGGTCAGGCCGTCGCGGCCTTCGGGAAACTAGACATCGTCGTCAACAACGTCGGCGGGACCATGCCCAACACCCTGCTGACCACCTCGACCAAGGACCTCAAGGACGCGTTCACCTTCAACGTCGCCACCGCCCACGCGCTCACCACCGCGGCGGTGCCGTTGATGCTCGAGCACTCCGGCGGCGGCAGCATCATCAACATCACCTCGACCATGGGCCGGCTGGCCGGGCGCGGGTTCGCGGCCTACGGCACCGCCAAAGCCGCGCTGTCTCATTACACCCGGCTGGCGGCGCTGGACGTGTGCCCACGCGTCCGGGTCAACGCCATCGCACCGGGGTCCATCCTGACCTCCGCGCTGGACGTGGTGGCCTCCAACGAGGAGCTGCGCGCACCGATGGAGAAGGTGACGCCCATGCGCCGCCTCGGCGACCCCGACGACATCGCCGCTGCCGCAGTCTATTTGGCGTCGCCCGCCGGCAGCTTCCTGACCGGCAAGACGCTGGAGGTCGACGGTGGCCTCACCTTCCCCAATCTCGACTTACCCCTCCCGGACCTGTGA